The Mucilaginibacter terrenus genome has a segment encoding these proteins:
- a CDS encoding TIGR01777 family oxidoreductase: MKYHKIVLAGGNGYLGTVLANYYKPLATEVILLSRKPAATDGNVRTIVWDAVNEGDWTAMLEGADMLINLCGKNVNCRYTEKNKAEIVRSRVVPTTLLGQVIGKLDNPPKVWINLASSTIYRHAEDHAQDEITGEIGTGFSVEVCEQWEKAFFGINTPNTRKVVLRHAIALGRSDGAFPRLLNLAKVGLGGKQGDGEQYVSWIHEHDTARVTAHIFDHPELDGVINCAAPEAIKNKDLMRIIRKAYGIPFGLPAPQWLLEIGMFIIGSETELVLKSRWVAPTRLLQSGYMFTYSKAEHAVHDLLSLRV, encoded by the coding sequence ATGAAATACCATAAGATAGTACTCGCAGGAGGTAACGGTTATCTGGGTACCGTACTTGCTAACTATTACAAGCCCTTGGCAACTGAAGTTATTTTGCTGAGCCGCAAACCTGCGGCAACAGACGGGAATGTCAGGACGATAGTATGGGACGCAGTTAATGAAGGTGACTGGACCGCTATGCTGGAGGGCGCCGACATGCTAATTAACCTCTGCGGCAAAAACGTTAACTGCAGGTATACCGAAAAGAACAAAGCAGAGATCGTCCGCTCACGGGTGGTGCCAACTACATTGTTGGGGCAGGTGATTGGCAAACTTGACAATCCACCCAAGGTATGGATCAACCTGGCATCATCTACCATTTACCGCCATGCCGAAGACCATGCCCAGGATGAGATAACTGGCGAGATAGGCACCGGGTTTTCTGTAGAAGTTTGTGAACAATGGGAAAAGGCATTTTTTGGTATTAACACGCCAAATACCCGCAAAGTGGTGCTTCGGCATGCAATTGCACTGGGCAGGAGCGATGGCGCATTTCCGCGGTTGCTTAACCTGGCAAAAGTTGGATTGGGCGGCAAACAGGGCGACGGGGAACAATATGTATCATGGATACACGAGCACGATACTGCACGTGTAACAGCACACATATTTGACCATCCCGAACTAGATGGTGTGATTAACTGCGCTGCTCCGGAGGCAATAAAGAACAAGGACCTGATGCGGATTATCCGTAAAGCTTACGGAATACCATTTGGATTACCGGCCCCGCAGTGGCTGCTTGAAATAGGAATGTTCATCATCGGTTCAGAAACGGAACTGGTGCTAAAAAGTCGCTGGGTAGCGCCGACAAGGCTGTTACAAAGTGGCTATATGTTCACCTACAGTAAGGCAGAACACGCTGTACACGATCTGTTAAGCCTGCGTGTGTAA
- a CDS encoding SRPBCC family protein, with protein MSIIKLTTNINAPADICFDLSRSIDLHLNSMQHTDERAVAGRLFGHMDLNDQVTWEARHFGLKFRMTIRISEMRWPEYFIDEIVKSPFKLLRHLHTFERKGRATVMSDEFIFRSPFGWIGKIVDKFLLEPYMRKLLTKRNDVIKHAAETQARFMEDAEKAIA; from the coding sequence ATGTCTATCATCAAATTAACCACCAATATAAATGCTCCGGCAGATATCTGCTTTGATCTTTCCCGGAGCATAGATCTTCACCTGAATTCTATGCAGCATACCGACGAGCGTGCCGTAGCAGGCAGGCTATTTGGCCACATGGACCTAAACGATCAGGTGACTTGGGAGGCCAGGCATTTTGGCCTAAAGTTCAGGATGACGATCAGAATAAGTGAGATGCGATGGCCCGAGTACTTTATTGATGAAATAGTAAAAAGCCCTTTCAAGTTGTTGCGTCACCTGCATACTTTTGAACGTAAGGGCAGGGCAACTGTAATGAGCGACGAATTTATTTTCAGATCACCTTTTGGCTGGATAGGTAAGATAGTAGATAAATTCCTGCTGGAGCCATACATGCGTAAGCTGCTTACTAAAAGAAACGACGTGATAAAGCATGCGGCGGAAACTCAGGCCAGGTTTATGGAAGATGCCGAAAAGGCAATTGCATGA
- a CDS encoding MOSC domain-containing protein, whose amino-acid sequence MLNISGLYIYPIKSLGGIKVNSAVLTDRGLEHDRRWMLVDENNRFLSQRENIQMALLKASLVSDGIKVTYTPEGTSVVIPFKPITQTPVDVTIWDDKCMAHLVSTELDTWFSSKLGIDSRLVYMPDDSLRQTDLRYTDEGAITSFSDAYPMLIIGQSSLDDLNNRLDEPLPMDRFRPNIVFTGGEPYSEDMMKHIRINGIDLFGVKLCARCVMTTVDQVTGQKGKEPLKTLAKYRLRNNKIYFGQNLVYLGNGKLNVGDELQVIEEHTEERFFI is encoded by the coding sequence ATGCTTAACATCAGTGGTCTTTACATCTACCCCATAAAATCATTAGGTGGTATTAAGGTAAACTCAGCCGTGCTCACCGACCGGGGCTTAGAGCACGATCGCCGGTGGATGCTGGTTGATGAGAACAATCGCTTTCTCTCCCAACGCGAGAACATACAAATGGCCTTGCTAAAAGCTAGCCTGGTTTCGGATGGTATAAAAGTTACCTACACACCTGAGGGGACTTCCGTTGTCATTCCTTTTAAACCTATAACACAGACACCAGTCGACGTAACTATTTGGGACGACAAGTGCATGGCTCATTTGGTAAGTACTGAACTCGATACATGGTTCAGCAGTAAACTGGGCATTGACAGCAGGCTGGTTTATATGCCTGATGACAGCCTCCGCCAAACCGACCTACGGTACACTGATGAAGGAGCCATAACTTCTTTTTCTGACGCTTACCCGATGCTTATCATCGGGCAGAGTTCGCTTGACGACTTAAACAACCGCTTAGACGAGCCATTGCCAATGGACCGTTTTCGACCTAATATTGTGTTTACAGGAGGTGAGCCTTACAGCGAGGATATGATGAAGCACATTCGCATAAACGGCATTGACTTGTTTGGTGTGAAGCTTTGCGCCCGCTGTGTAATGACGACGGTAGACCAGGTAACAGGCCAAAAAGGTAAAGAGCCATTAAAAACATTAGCAAAATACAGGCTGAGAAATAATAAAATATATTTTGGTCAAAACCTGGTGTACCTGGGGAACGGAAAACTAAACGTGGGTGATGAGCTACAGGTTATAGAGGAACATACGGAGGAGCGGTTCTTTATCTAA
- a CDS encoding GMC oxidoreductase — MTAPNLNLRAKAGNTYDAIVVGSGISGGWAAKELSERGLKTLMLERGRNFEHIKDYKTAQDNPWDFPHRRVPTQEQRKQRPVISRGWGAVEPIMDYWTDEQAAPYTEIKPFNWWRSYQMGGRSILWGRQSYRWSDHDFEANAKDGWAIDWPIRYKDLAPWYDHVEKFAGISGSLEGLSQLPDGHFLPPMDLNCVEKDVAASIKKKFGRHMIIGRVAHVTAPIPGRSSCQYRNRCWEGCPFGGYFSTQSSTLPAALATGNLTVRPQSIVTRVIYDKNTKRATGVEALDAETNKTYEYYAKVVFLNASALNSAWVMMNSATDVWQDGLGSSSGELGHNIMDHHYNLGASGTVDGYEDKYYYGRRPNGVYVVRFANLFDDKRDYLRGFGYQGGASRQGWSREIAEYSVGGRYKDALAEPGEWQIGIGGFGELLPYHENKITLDKNRKDKWGLPVLAMDAEIKDNERKMRIDIVKEAKAMLEAAGVKNIETHDTGHNVGDGIHEMGTARMGLDPKTSVLNKHNQVWDAPNVFVTDGACMTSSACQNPSLTYMALTARAANFAAEELKKGAI, encoded by the coding sequence ATGACTGCACCAAATCTTAATCTTAGGGCTAAGGCCGGTAACACGTACGACGCAATTGTTGTAGGCTCGGGCATCAGCGGAGGTTGGGCTGCCAAAGAACTCAGCGAGCGGGGTTTAAAAACACTGATGCTGGAGCGCGGCCGAAACTTCGAACACATTAAAGATTACAAAACAGCTCAGGACAATCCCTGGGATTTCCCGCACCGGCGGGTACCAACTCAGGAACAGCGTAAGCAACGGCCTGTTATATCCCGTGGGTGGGGAGCAGTGGAACCTATAATGGATTACTGGACGGACGAACAAGCCGCGCCATATACCGAAATAAAGCCTTTCAACTGGTGGCGGTCATACCAGATGGGGGGACGATCTATCCTTTGGGGCAGGCAAAGTTACCGCTGGAGCGATCATGATTTTGAAGCTAATGCGAAGGATGGCTGGGCCATAGATTGGCCTATCCGCTACAAAGACCTGGCACCATGGTATGATCATGTAGAAAAATTTGCCGGTATAAGTGGGTCTTTAGAAGGGCTTTCGCAACTGCCCGACGGCCACTTTCTACCGCCTATGGATCTGAATTGCGTAGAGAAGGACGTAGCAGCAAGCATTAAAAAGAAATTTGGCAGGCACATGATTATCGGCAGGGTTGCACATGTTACAGCGCCAATACCGGGCCGTAGTAGTTGCCAGTACCGCAACAGGTGCTGGGAAGGTTGCCCGTTTGGCGGGTACTTTAGTACACAATCATCTACATTGCCAGCGGCGCTTGCGACCGGTAACCTTACTGTACGGCCGCAATCTATAGTTACCCGGGTTATTTATGATAAGAACACCAAGCGTGCGACAGGAGTGGAAGCGCTTGATGCAGAAACCAATAAAACTTATGAGTACTATGCTAAAGTAGTTTTCCTGAACGCCTCTGCGCTTAACAGCGCCTGGGTAATGATGAATAGCGCTACCGATGTTTGGCAGGACGGGCTGGGCAGCAGCAGCGGGGAGTTAGGCCATAACATCATGGATCACCATTATAACCTGGGTGCCAGTGGCACTGTAGACGGCTATGAAGATAAATACTATTACGGACGCCGGCCCAATGGCGTATACGTAGTACGTTTCGCCAACTTGTTTGACGATAAGCGCGACTACCTGCGTGGCTTTGGTTATCAGGGTGGTGCAAGCAGGCAGGGGTGGTCAAGGGAGATTGCGGAGTACAGCGTAGGTGGCAGGTATAAAGATGCCCTCGCCGAACCGGGCGAATGGCAGATAGGTATAGGTGGTTTTGGAGAACTGCTGCCGTACCATGAGAATAAGATCACTCTTGATAAGAACCGCAAAGACAAGTGGGGCTTACCTGTGCTAGCCATGGATGCCGAAATAAAAGACAATGAGCGCAAAATGCGGATAGACATTGTTAAGGAAGCTAAGGCAATGCTGGAAGCAGCCGGAGTAAAGAATATAGAAACGCACGACACCGGCCATAACGTTGGTGACGGCATCCACGAGATGGGCACCGCGCGTATGGGGCTCGATCCAAAAACATCTGTACTGAACAAACATAACCAGGTGTGGGATGCTCCAAATGTTTTTGTAACTGATGGTGCCTGCATGACCTCGTCTGCCTGTCAGAACCCTTCACTTACTTACATGGCACTAACCGCCCGCGCCGCTAACTTTGCCGCCGAAGAGTTAAAAAAAGGCGCTATTTAA
- a CDS encoding tetratricopeptide repeat protein encodes MKKLLFVLLLFPAMCMAQSASDYLTSGNTKANMKDYKEAIADFSKSIQLNPSVARAYLYRANAYSNLADYTSAVADFTKAIQLDPRLLDAWHYRANAKSNLKDYQGSVDDFTKAISLNPQFGELYKYRGVAKANLKDNKGAIADMDIAAKLLPNDADLIFYRANSKGNMGDYKGAIADYNESIRLKPENAEAWFYRGNAKVNLRDYKGAIADYKKVIELNPQMAQLYQYLASASSNADDSKGAIEFFDKAIEQSPKKADLYLGRGIAKNNVGEKQEALDDLTTAVRMNPKFDEAYQNRADIRISMKDFKEALADADTAIKINPKNAYGYLSRAKAKIELNDTTGALADFATTIKMEPKASYAYVGSGDIKAAQRDYAGAIALYSKSLSIDARNPDALLHRARARMKSGDVEGSLGDYKAAIESTPQNNDLYIAYGKALIASGRYTEAVKLFDNGLQVNAKNTNFYSWRGVAKSKLGDLTGAMADHDLAVKLSPSSSEAYLNRGNSLVALQKYDEALKDINKGISLNETNDEGYLARAELKMAKKEYLGAQYDYINTLLLNQNNTKAYAGRAIAESALGDTLAMRKDLTTALKLEPGSTEVILARGITNMNLKHWTSAIKDFSTIILMDSKNGLAYLNRGLTKAQSGDKFGGCADLNKASQLGTPGANEQLATYCK; translated from the coding sequence ATGAAGAAATTACTTTTTGTTCTGTTGCTGTTCCCGGCCATGTGCATGGCTCAATCTGCCAGCGATTACCTCACCAGCGGTAACACAAAGGCCAACATGAAAGATTATAAAGAAGCCATTGCAGATTTCAGCAAATCTATTCAGCTGAACCCCTCTGTAGCGCGCGCGTATCTTTACCGGGCCAATGCGTACAGCAACCTGGCCGATTACACCAGCGCTGTTGCCGACTTTACTAAAGCCATTCAACTAGACCCACGGCTGCTTGACGCATGGCATTATCGTGCAAACGCAAAAAGCAACCTGAAAGACTACCAGGGTTCTGTTGATGATTTTACTAAAGCTATATCGCTTAACCCGCAGTTTGGAGAGCTTTATAAATACCGGGGCGTGGCAAAAGCAAACCTTAAAGACAATAAGGGTGCTATTGCTGATATGGACATTGCTGCGAAGCTGCTGCCGAACGATGCCGACCTGATATTTTACCGGGCCAACTCAAAGGGCAACATGGGCGATTACAAAGGTGCAATAGCTGATTACAACGAATCTATAAGATTAAAGCCTGAGAATGCCGAAGCATGGTTTTACCGTGGCAACGCTAAAGTAAACCTGCGCGATTATAAAGGTGCTATAGCAGATTACAAAAAGGTTATCGAACTTAATCCGCAAATGGCCCAGTTGTACCAATACCTTGCAAGTGCGTCAAGCAATGCAGATGATAGTAAAGGTGCAATCGAGTTTTTTGACAAAGCTATAGAGCAAAGCCCTAAAAAAGCTGATTTATACCTTGGCCGGGGCATTGCAAAAAACAATGTTGGCGAGAAACAGGAAGCGCTTGATGACCTCACCACAGCTGTAAGAATGAACCCCAAGTTTGATGAGGCTTATCAGAACCGCGCCGACATCAGGATATCAATGAAGGATTTCAAAGAAGCACTTGCCGACGCTGATACTGCTATAAAAATCAATCCTAAGAATGCTTACGGGTATCTGTCCCGCGCCAAAGCCAAAATAGAACTGAATGATACCACCGGCGCACTTGCCGACTTTGCGACCACCATTAAAATGGAGCCAAAGGCATCCTACGCTTATGTAGGCAGCGGAGACATAAAAGCGGCACAGCGCGACTATGCGGGTGCTATTGCACTGTATTCGAAATCATTATCGATTGATGCGCGTAACCCGGACGCACTGCTGCACCGGGCCAGGGCGAGGATGAAAAGCGGGGATGTTGAAGGTAGCCTGGGAGATTACAAAGCAGCTATCGAGTCTACCCCGCAGAATAACGACTTATACATTGCTTACGGTAAAGCGCTGATTGCCAGCGGCAGATATACTGAAGCCGTAAAACTGTTTGATAACGGCTTGCAGGTAAATGCCAAAAACACCAACTTTTATAGCTGGCGCGGCGTGGCAAAAAGCAAGCTGGGAGACCTCACCGGCGCAATGGCAGACCACGACCTCGCCGTTAAGCTTTCACCATCATCTTCAGAGGCTTACCTTAATCGCGGCAACAGCCTGGTAGCGCTGCAAAAGTATGATGAAGCTCTTAAGGACATCAACAAAGGCATCTCTCTTAACGAGACCAATGATGAGGGTTACCTCGCCCGTGCAGAGCTAAAAATGGCTAAAAAGGAATACCTGGGCGCGCAATACGATTACATTAACACATTGTTACTCAATCAGAACAATACTAAAGCTTACGCCGGCAGAGCAATTGCTGAAAGTGCATTGGGCGATACCCTCGCCATGCGGAAAGACTTAACCACCGCCCTTAAACTTGAACCCGGGAGCACTGAAGTTATTTTGGCACGTGGGATAACAAACATGAACTTAAAACATTGGACGTCAGCTATAAAAGACTTTTCTACAATAATTCTAATGGACTCCAAAAATGGTTTGGCTTACCTAAACAGAGGGTTAACCAAGGCGCAGTCAGGTGATAAATTCGGCGGCTGTGCAGACCTAAACAAGGCATCACAACTTGGTACGCCGGGTGCAAACGAGCAATTGGCCACGTATTGCAAATAG
- a CDS encoding DinB family protein translates to MKKTLLLVAFMAFTCVSAFAQLTKDQIVSEWTRAKNYTKAYLDAMPADGFAFKATPEVRSFAGQMLHLADANYFFVGVASGKESPLGKNVSLEKTVAQTKEATTKAVLDSYDFAIAAIQGMTEAQFAEVVTLPMGKDMKASKGQMLAKGFEHQTHHRGQTTPYLRLKGVTPPPEMLF, encoded by the coding sequence ATGAAAAAAACATTACTGTTAGTTGCCTTTATGGCTTTTACTTGCGTATCTGCATTTGCGCAGTTAACCAAAGACCAGATAGTGAGTGAGTGGACACGTGCTAAAAATTACACTAAAGCCTATTTGGATGCAATGCCTGCAGATGGCTTCGCCTTTAAAGCTACACCAGAGGTACGCAGCTTTGCCGGACAGATGCTGCACCTTGCAGATGCAAACTACTTTTTTGTAGGTGTAGCAAGTGGCAAAGAAAGCCCGCTGGGCAAAAACGTATCATTAGAGAAAACGGTTGCCCAAACAAAAGAGGCCACTACCAAAGCGGTGCTGGATAGCTATGATTTTGCTATAGCTGCTATACAAGGGATGACCGAAGCTCAGTTTGCCGAAGTGGTTACGCTGCCAATGGGCAAAGACATGAAGGCCAGCAAAGGCCAGATGCTGGCAAAAGGTTTCGAGCATCAAACTCATCATCGCGGCCAAACTACACCTTACTTAAGGCTTAAAGGTGTTACCCCTCCCCCTGAGATGTTGTTTTAA
- a CDS encoding sigma-54-dependent transcriptional regulator has translation MAKILIIDDERSIRSTLREILEYEDYTVEDVDNGVDGLELIRKNDYDLVLCDIKMNRMDGMEVLTEGLSIKPDLPFIMISGHGTVETAVEASKKGAFDFISKPPDLNRLLITVRNALDRGSLVVEAKVLKRKVSKVRPILGESQAIIKIKETIERVGPTDARVLVTGANGSGKELVARWLHEKSNRSNGPIIEVNCAAIPSELIESELFGHEKGSFTSAIKQRIGKFESANGGTLFLDEIGDMSQSAQAKVLRALQESKITRVGGEKEIDVDVRVVAATNKDLLKEIEAGNFRMDLYHRLSVILIHVPPLVERRDDIALLTQAFLEEICNEYGMPTKKISDAALEALKALPWTGNIRELRNMVERLIILSDKTITDGDVKSFANPSAPVAATAAAPAPQTDFDQFTNFQEYKDFAEREYIKFKLEKNNWNVSKTADDIDIQRSHLYSKIEKFGLKRGE, from the coding sequence ATGGCAAAAATTTTAATAATCGATGACGAGCGGTCGATCCGTAGCACTCTCCGGGAAATTTTAGAATACGAGGATTATACAGTAGAAGATGTCGATAACGGCGTAGACGGGTTGGAACTTATCCGTAAGAACGACTACGACCTGGTGTTGTGCGATATTAAGATGAACCGTATGGACGGTATGGAAGTGCTTACCGAAGGGCTTTCCATTAAGCCGGACCTTCCGTTTATTATGATATCCGGCCACGGCACAGTAGAAACTGCCGTGGAGGCCAGCAAAAAAGGCGCGTTCGATTTTATATCAAAACCGCCTGATCTGAATCGTTTGCTCATAACCGTACGTAACGCGCTTGACCGCGGTAGCCTGGTTGTTGAGGCTAAGGTTTTAAAACGTAAGGTATCCAAGGTTCGCCCTATTCTCGGTGAATCTCAGGCAATCATTAAAATTAAGGAAACTATAGAACGTGTAGGCCCTACTGACGCCCGCGTACTGGTTACCGGTGCAAATGGTAGCGGTAAAGAGCTGGTTGCACGCTGGCTCCACGAGAAAAGCAATCGCAGTAATGGCCCTATAATAGAGGTAAACTGCGCCGCTATCCCTTCAGAACTTATTGAAAGTGAACTGTTCGGTCACGAAAAAGGCTCGTTTACATCAGCTATCAAGCAGCGTATCGGTAAGTTCGAGTCTGCGAACGGTGGTACGTTGTTTTTGGATGAGATTGGCGACATGAGCCAATCGGCACAGGCAAAAGTGCTGCGTGCATTACAGGAAAGCAAAATAACCCGTGTGGGTGGCGAGAAAGAGATAGACGTTGATGTACGGGTAGTAGCGGCAACCAATAAAGACCTGTTGAAGGAGATTGAAGCCGGCAACTTCCGTATGGACCTTTACCACCGTTTAAGCGTAATACTGATACACGTACCGCCATTGGTAGAACGCCGGGACGATATTGCCCTGCTGACACAAGCCTTTTTAGAGGAGATATGCAACGAGTACGGCATGCCTACCAAAAAGATATCAGACGCTGCGCTGGAAGCCTTAAAAGCATTGCCATGGACAGGTAACATCCGCGAGCTGCGCAACATGGTAGAACGCTTAATTATCTTAAGCGATAAAACGATTACTGATGGTGACGTAAAATCTTTTGCAAATCCATCCGCACCGGTTGCTGCTACAGCCGCTGCCCCTGCCCCGCAGACAGATTTCGATCAGTTTACCAACTTCCAGGAATATAAGGACTTTGCCGAGCGCGAGTACATCAAATTTAAACTGGAAAAGAACAACTGGAACGTATCTAAAACTGCCGATGATATTGATATACAGCGCAGTCACCTTTACAGTAAAATAGAAAAATTTGGTTTGAAGCGGGGAGAATAA
- the msrA gene encoding peptide-methionine (S)-S-oxide reductase MsrA, producing the protein MKKIALYFASIILFVGCANGQPKTNQKTNQNAMAPLPKAAAGEAIATFGGGCFWSMAEAMSELKGVNKVVSGYAGGNTANPTYEDVSSRTTNHAEVVQIYYNPKVISYATLAEAFFFAHDPTTLNRQGPDVGTDYRSIVFYRNAEEKATLENTIKKVNATKHYSNPIVTQVVPFKAFYTAENYHQGYYRIHGDNPYISSVSEPKVMKFRKAMKAELKPEFQK; encoded by the coding sequence ATGAAGAAAATAGCATTATATTTTGCATCTATTATTCTGTTTGTGGGTTGCGCAAACGGACAACCGAAGACTAACCAAAAGACCAACCAAAACGCGATGGCACCGCTTCCAAAAGCTGCCGCTGGCGAAGCAATAGCCACATTCGGCGGCGGTTGTTTCTGGAGCATGGCTGAGGCTATGAGTGAGTTAAAAGGTGTTAACAAAGTAGTTTCGGGTTATGCCGGTGGCAACACCGCTAACCCTACTTACGAAGATGTAAGCAGCCGCACAACCAACCACGCTGAGGTTGTCCAAATTTACTACAACCCTAAGGTGATCAGCTATGCAACATTAGCCGAAGCATTCTTTTTTGCGCATGACCCTACCACACTAAACCGCCAGGGACCGGATGTAGGTACTGACTACCGTTCAATTGTGTTCTACCGCAACGCTGAGGAAAAAGCGACATTGGAAAACACCATTAAAAAAGTGAATGCCACCAAGCATTACAGCAACCCTATAGTTACACAAGTAGTGCCTTTTAAAGCATTTTATACTGCAGAGAACTATCATCAGGGCTATTACCGCATACATGGCGATAACCCTTACATCAGCAGTGTTTCTGAGCCCAAGGTTATGAAGTTCCGTAAGGCAATGAAGGCCGAGCTAAAGCCTGAGTTTCAGAAATAA
- a CDS encoding DUF3820 family protein, whose product MENIGPDPQLLIDIVKTKMPFGKYKDTLVCDIPVSYLEWMHRKNAFPEGKLGMLMRTAYEIKINGLDKLLWALKDKTLK is encoded by the coding sequence GTGGAAAACATAGGCCCCGATCCGCAGCTGCTAATAGATATTGTAAAAACTAAAATGCCATTTGGTAAATATAAGGACACGCTGGTGTGCGATATCCCGGTAAGTTACCTGGAATGGATGCACCGCAAGAACGCCTTCCCCGAAGGAAAATTGGGTATGCTGATGCGTACCGCTTACGAGATTAAAATTAACGGGCTCGACAAACTGTTATGGGCTTTAAAAGATAAAACACTCAAGTAG